A genomic segment from Gossypium hirsutum isolate 1008001.06 chromosome D04, Gossypium_hirsutum_v2.1, whole genome shotgun sequence encodes:
- the LOC107962308 gene encoding uncharacterized protein, with translation MEFTIPCSIGNLYVHKRLCDLGAGINLMPISIFRKLGIGKARPTIVTLQLADRSYAHLEECEADHDVPIILGIPFLATDRTLIDLHKCELPMRVNDQQATFKVFNAMNYADESKECHMVDVIEITVNEFAKFCYSSVDSEDYLMEQGE, from the exons ATGGAGTTCACTATCCCCTGTTCAATTGGAAATCTCTATGTACATAAGAGATTATGTGATTTAGGCGCAggtataaatctaatgcctataTCTATTTTCAGAAAGCTAGGAATTGGGAAGGCAAGACCTACCATAGTGACGTTGCAATTAGCTGACAGATCTTATGCCCATCTGGAAG aatgtgaagctgaCCATGATGTTCCAATTATTCTTGGAATACCATTTCTTGCTACTGATAGGACTCTAATTGATTTACATAAATGTGAGCTACCTATGAGAGTGAATGATCAGCAGGCCACTTTCAAAGTGTTTAATGCAATGAACTATGCGGATGAGAGTAAGGAATGCCACATGGTTGATGTGATAGAAATAACAGTAAACGAATTTGCAAAATTTTGCTATAGTAGTGTTGACAGCGAAGATTACTTGATGGAGCAAGGTGAATAA